One Azoarcus sp. DN11 DNA segment encodes these proteins:
- a CDS encoding AraC family transcriptional regulator has translation MPVPLPPSAADAAPLRPKRATVAMGFVTGMLAGLPRQGRDAAPFLAAAGIELADPATRVPIDRYARLYNDITRALDDEGFALFGQPMRRGSFEFLCRGMLGAATLGDALDRAARFLRIVLPDMAVSVRRAEAPDDERAELRISETRRLTDWRGDPARVFAFEWLLRLIHAVSCWLVGRGLALDSVHFPYPRPAHADDYALVYTEHSYFDAGTLVARLRDNLLDLPVRRDEAALSAFLDGAPGKISMLYRRDRDMVLRVRDLLRDALPENLALEDVAARLHLSPRTLHRRLDDEGATFRSIKDALRRDIALSRLTKTQQPVATIAAELGYADTSAFYRACVSWTGLSPERFRQQLQHHVINRRP, from the coding sequence ATGCCCGTACCTCTGCCGCCCTCCGCTGCCGATGCGGCGCCGCTTCGCCCGAAGCGCGCGACCGTGGCCATGGGTTTCGTGACCGGCATGCTTGCGGGCCTGCCACGCCAGGGCCGCGACGCAGCCCCCTTCCTCGCCGCGGCGGGCATCGAGCTTGCAGACCCCGCCACGCGCGTGCCGATCGACCGCTACGCGCGGCTCTACAACGACATCACGCGCGCGCTCGACGACGAGGGCTTCGCGCTCTTTGGACAGCCGATGCGCCGCGGCAGCTTCGAGTTCCTGTGCCGCGGCATGCTCGGCGCGGCGACGCTGGGCGACGCCCTCGACCGTGCGGCGCGCTTCCTGCGCATCGTCCTGCCCGACATGGCGGTGAGCGTGCGCCGCGCGGAGGCCCCCGACGACGAGCGCGCCGAGCTGCGCATCTCCGAGACGCGCCGCCTCACCGACTGGCGCGGCGACCCCGCGCGCGTGTTCGCGTTCGAATGGCTGCTGCGGCTGATCCACGCGGTGTCGTGCTGGCTGGTCGGCCGCGGCCTCGCGCTGGACTCGGTGCATTTCCCCTACCCGCGTCCGGCGCACGCCGACGACTACGCGCTCGTCTACACCGAGCATTCCTACTTCGACGCCGGCACGCTGGTCGCCCGCCTGCGCGACAACCTGCTCGACTTGCCGGTGCGGCGCGACGAAGCGGCGCTGAGCGCCTTCCTTGACGGCGCACCGGGCAAGATCTCGATGCTTTACCGGCGTGACCGCGACATGGTGCTGCGGGTGCGCGACCTGCTGCGCGACGCGTTGCCGGAAAACCTCGCGCTGGAAGACGTCGCCGCGCGCCTGCATCTTTCGCCGCGCACGCTGCACCGCCGTCTCGACGATGAAGGCGCGACCTTCCGCTCGATCAAGGACGCGCTGCGGCGCGACATCGCGTTGTCACGCCTGACCAAGACGCAGCAGCCGGTCGCCACGATCGCGGCCGAACTGGGCTACGCCGACACCTCCGCCTTCTACCGCGCCTGCGTGTCGTGGACGGGGCTGTCGCCCGAACGCTTCCGCCAGCAGCTCCAGCATCACGTGATCAACCGCCGCCCCTAG
- a CDS encoding PAS-domain containing protein, whose protein sequence is MSSHELRRYDLLLAGLDLLDQAIAVFDATPKLVTWNKAMLRLLDFPESMVRVGTPFEEFARFNAERGEYGEGDVDRLVAERLAAARAFLPHYAERERPNGKILAIRGVPIPNLGFVSLWTDITEQRRAQEVIHQQNLELEARVRARTQELEDANARLAHANAEIDQIAGALRHSEEKLKTIIDSIPALIAYVGRNEVYQFANRGYAEWFGLTKEEIVGRSIASVFGAELYPVVVKQLAIVDRGERVSYEYARKLANGRMAHARSVIVPEMSARGEVLGYFVLSTDITEQKASQAALIQAQKMEAVGQLTGGLAHDFNNLLTIIIGNLAALQSRVAPGALAEHLDPALRAARRGAELIKRLLTFSRGQALEPRAVEVGALVHDMAQLLARSLTENVRLHTQAPPAPLHAFVDAHQLENALLNLALNARDAMPDGGDLTIAIGERRIDEGVAALVELPAGDYVQIDVTDTGSGIAPELLPRLFEPFFTTKPFGRGSGLGLAMVYGFVRQSGGNIRIRSTPGQGTTVTFVLPRAQALVTPDEQNTAVAVTGAGRRVAGPVLLVEDEPEVRRVIRLQLTALGHTVIEAADGVEAWLLLEAVSDIALLVTDTIMPGGIGGRELATRTRALRPDMPILMITGYASDNALAGTAELDVPVLRKPFDQAALAAAIEALLEHTTTTPTPGEEAPDR, encoded by the coding sequence ATGTCCTCGCACGAGCTGCGGCGCTACGACCTGCTGCTCGCCGGCCTCGACCTCCTCGACCAGGCCATCGCGGTGTTCGATGCGACGCCCAAGCTCGTCACCTGGAACAAGGCGATGCTGCGCCTGCTCGATTTTCCCGAGAGCATGGTGCGCGTCGGCACCCCGTTCGAGGAGTTCGCGCGCTTCAACGCCGAGCGCGGCGAATACGGCGAAGGCGACGTCGACCGGCTCGTCGCCGAACGCCTCGCCGCCGCGCGTGCCTTCCTGCCGCACTATGCCGAGCGCGAACGGCCGAACGGCAAGATCCTCGCGATCCGCGGCGTGCCGATTCCCAACCTCGGCTTCGTCTCGCTGTGGACCGACATCACCGAGCAGCGCCGCGCCCAGGAGGTGATCCACCAGCAGAATCTGGAGCTCGAAGCCCGCGTGAGGGCACGCACGCAGGAGCTCGAGGACGCCAACGCGCGGCTCGCGCACGCCAACGCCGAGATCGACCAGATCGCCGGCGCGCTGCGCCATAGCGAGGAGAAGCTCAAGACCATCATCGACTCGATCCCCGCGTTGATCGCCTACGTCGGGCGCAACGAGGTGTACCAGTTCGCGAACCGCGGCTATGCGGAGTGGTTCGGACTGACGAAGGAGGAGATCGTCGGGCGCAGCATCGCGAGCGTGTTCGGCGCCGAGCTCTACCCGGTCGTCGTGAAGCAGCTGGCGATCGTCGACCGCGGCGAACGCGTCAGCTACGAGTACGCGCGCAAGCTCGCCAACGGCCGCATGGCGCATGCGCGCAGCGTGATCGTGCCGGAGATGTCGGCGCGGGGCGAGGTGCTGGGCTATTTCGTGCTGTCGACCGACATCACCGAGCAGAAGGCGAGCCAGGCCGCGCTGATCCAGGCGCAGAAGATGGAGGCGGTGGGCCAGCTCACCGGCGGGCTCGCGCACGACTTCAACAACCTGCTGACGATCATCATCGGCAACCTCGCGGCGCTGCAGTCACGGGTCGCGCCCGGCGCGCTCGCCGAGCACCTCGATCCGGCGCTGCGCGCCGCGCGCCGCGGGGCGGAGCTCATCAAGCGCCTGTTGACCTTCTCGCGCGGCCAGGCGCTGGAACCGCGTGCGGTCGAGGTCGGCGCGCTGGTACATGACATGGCGCAACTGCTCGCCCGCTCGCTCACCGAGAACGTGCGCCTGCACACGCAGGCGCCGCCGGCACCGCTGCACGCCTTCGTCGATGCGCACCAGCTCGAGAACGCGCTGCTGAACCTCGCGCTCAACGCGCGCGACGCGATGCCCGACGGCGGCGACCTGACGATCGCGATCGGCGAACGCCGCATCGACGAGGGCGTCGCCGCGCTCGTGGAACTGCCGGCGGGCGACTACGTGCAGATCGACGTCACCGACACCGGCAGCGGCATCGCACCGGAGCTGCTGCCACGCCTCTTCGAGCCCTTCTTCACCACCAAGCCCTTCGGGCGCGGCAGCGGGCTGGGCCTGGCGATGGTGTACGGCTTCGTGCGCCAGTCCGGCGGCAACATCCGCATCCGCAGCACGCCGGGCCAGGGCACGACCGTCACTTTCGTGCTGCCGCGCGCGCAAGCCCTGGTGACACCCGACGAGCAGAACACGGCCGTGGCGGTGACGGGCGCGGGCCGCCGCGTGGCCGGCCCCGTACTGCTGGTCGAGGACGAGCCTGAGGTGCGGCGCGTCATCCGCCTGCAGCTCACCGCGCTGGGCCACACGGTGATCGAGGCGGCCGACGGCGTCGAAGCCTGGCTGCTGCTCGAGGCGGTGTCCGACATCGCGCTCCTCGTCACCGACACCATCATGCCCGGCGGCATCGGCGGGCGCGAGCTCGCGACGCGCACGCGCGCCTTGCGTCCGGACATGCCCATCCTCATGATTACCGGCTACGCGAGCGACAACGCGCTCGCCGGCACCGCCGAGCTCGACGTGCCCGTGCTGCGCAAGCCCTTCGACCAGGCCGCGCTCGCCGCCGCGATCGAGGCGCTGCTTGAACACACCACAACGACGCCCACCCCGGGAGAGGAAGCCCCCGACCGATGA
- a CDS encoding response regulator transcription factor — MTGQETSPPLILVLEDEPDIARIICSALSGYGFRSEHLRTGRDLLVRARETSPDLVIVDLGLPDMDGMQVVRELQDGSPCAVLILTGRNDLTDRVLGLELGADDYIVKPFEPRELVARVRSILRRYMRPAAPEAPGDTTPPERSVACFGDWRFDAGRHSLVHADGSETALSSAEAGLLLTLVHRPNKILSREQLLGERDVDPFDRSIDVRISRLRRKLGDDPHSPRLIKTVYGAGYLFSAQVSWE; from the coding sequence ATGACCGGCCAAGAGACTTCGCCACCGCTGATCCTCGTGCTGGAAGACGAGCCCGACATCGCCCGCATCATCTGCAGCGCGCTGTCCGGCTACGGCTTCCGCAGCGAACACCTGCGCACCGGGCGCGACCTGCTCGTGCGCGCACGCGAAACCTCGCCCGACCTCGTGATCGTCGATCTCGGCCTGCCCGACATGGACGGCATGCAGGTCGTGCGCGAGCTGCAGGACGGCAGCCCCTGCGCGGTGCTCATCCTGACCGGTCGCAACGACCTCACCGACCGCGTGCTGGGCCTTGAGCTGGGCGCCGACGACTACATCGTGAAGCCCTTCGAACCGCGCGAACTGGTCGCGCGCGTGCGCTCCATCCTGCGCCGCTACATGCGCCCCGCCGCGCCCGAGGCGCCCGGCGACACGACGCCGCCGGAGCGCAGCGTCGCTTGCTTCGGCGACTGGCGCTTCGACGCCGGGCGCCACTCGTTGGTGCACGCCGACGGCAGCGAAACCGCCCTGTCGTCGGCCGAAGCCGGCCTGCTGCTGACGCTGGTGCACCGCCCGAACAAGATCCTCAGCCGCGAACAGCTCCTCGGCGAGCGCGACGTCGATCCCTTCGACCGCAGCATCGACGTGCGCATCTCGCGCCTGCGCCGCAAGCTCGGCGACGATCCGCACAGCCCCAGGCTGATCAAGACCGTCTACGGCGCAGGTTACCTGTTCTCCGCGCAGGTCAGCTGGGAGTAG
- a CDS encoding metal ABC transporter permease, with protein MNWGALDWGILGPALAAGLLVLATHVPLGTQVLDRGIVFIDLAIAQIAGLGVIAADALGMPEGGAAVQVAAVTAALLGALLLTWTERRAPRQQEALIGVMFILAACAGILLLAGNPHGGEHLKDLLVGQILWVGTSQLAWLAAVTALLVVAMALGWVRRLGRFGFYGAFALAVTASVQLVGVYLVFSSLIIPALGTRAHYGPRRYVIAYALGAAGYALGLALSAIFDLPSGAVIVWTLAACSLAGALAARPGMERAPGATPS; from the coding sequence ATGAACTGGGGCGCGCTCGACTGGGGCATCCTCGGGCCGGCGCTCGCCGCCGGGTTGCTGGTGCTCGCGACGCACGTGCCGCTCGGCACCCAGGTGCTCGACCGCGGCATCGTCTTCATCGACCTCGCGATCGCGCAGATCGCCGGACTGGGCGTGATCGCCGCCGACGCGCTGGGCATGCCGGAAGGCGGCGCCGCGGTGCAGGTCGCCGCGGTGACGGCGGCGCTCCTCGGCGCGCTGCTCCTCACGTGGACCGAGCGGCGCGCGCCGCGCCAGCAGGAGGCGCTGATCGGCGTGATGTTCATCCTCGCCGCCTGCGCCGGCATCCTGTTGCTCGCGGGCAACCCGCACGGCGGCGAGCACCTGAAGGACCTGCTCGTCGGGCAGATCCTGTGGGTTGGCACGTCGCAGCTCGCGTGGCTCGCCGCCGTGACGGCGCTGCTCGTCGTTGCGATGGCCCTGGGCTGGGTGCGGCGCCTCGGCCGCTTCGGCTTCTACGGCGCCTTTGCGCTCGCGGTCACGGCCTCGGTGCAGCTCGTGGGCGTGTACCTCGTGTTCTCGAGCCTGATCATCCCGGCGCTCGGCACGCGTGCGCATTACGGCCCGCGGCGCTACGTCATCGCCTACGCGCTCGGGGCGGCGGGCTACGCGCTCGGCCTCGCCTTGTCGGCGATCTTCGACCTGCCGTCGGGAGCGGTGATCGTGTGGACGCTCGCCGCCTGCTCGCTTGCGGGCGCGCTGGCCGCGCGTCCGGGCATGGAGCGCGCGCCTGGCGCTACTCCCAGCTGA
- a CDS encoding zinc ABC transporter substrate-binding protein — protein sequence MNRKTLFALLVAPLALLADPASAALRVFACEPEWGALAEELGGNLVEVSVATTALQDPHQIQAKPSLIARARNADLVVCTGAELEIGWLPVLLQQSGNARVQSGQPGNFAAADYVRKLDVPGQLDRAQGDVHAAGNPHIQTDPRNIALVATALGTRLQQVDPAHAADYAKRQADFAQRWQQAMTRWSAQAAPLKGAPVVSQHKAFTYLYDWLGLKEVAVLEPKPGVEPTASHLQGVMATLKGTPARMVIYAAYQDSRPSDWLTTNAGVPAVKLPFTVGGTDGAKDLFGLFDDTVARLLAAGGKR from the coding sequence ATGAACCGCAAGACCCTCTTTGCCCTGCTTGTTGCGCCGCTGGCGCTGCTCGCGGATCCCGCCAGCGCGGCGCTGCGCGTCTTTGCCTGCGAGCCCGAATGGGGCGCACTCGCCGAGGAACTCGGCGGCAACCTGGTCGAGGTGTCGGTCGCCACGACCGCGCTGCAGGACCCGCACCAGATCCAGGCCAAGCCCAGCCTGATCGCGCGTGCGCGCAATGCCGACCTCGTCGTGTGCACCGGCGCCGAGCTGGAGATCGGCTGGCTGCCGGTGCTGCTGCAGCAGTCGGGCAACGCCAGGGTGCAGTCTGGCCAGCCGGGCAATTTCGCGGCGGCCGACTACGTGCGCAAGCTCGACGTGCCCGGCCAGCTCGACCGCGCGCAGGGCGACGTGCACGCCGCCGGCAACCCCCACATCCAGACCGACCCGCGCAACATCGCCCTGGTCGCGACCGCGCTCGGCACACGCCTGCAACAGGTCGATCCGGCCCACGCGGCAGACTACGCCAAGCGCCAGGCCGACTTCGCGCAGCGCTGGCAGCAGGCGATGACGCGCTGGAGCGCACAGGCGGCGCCGCTCAAGGGCGCACCGGTGGTGTCGCAGCACAAGGCCTTCACCTACCTGTACGACTGGCTCGGCCTGAAGGAAGTCGCGGTGCTCGAACCCAAGCCCGGCGTGGAGCCGACGGCCTCGCACCTGCAGGGCGTGATGGCGACGCTGAAGGGCACGCCGGCGCGCATGGTGATCTACGCCGCGTACCAGGATTCGCGCCCTTCCGACTGGCTCACGACCAATGCCGGCGTGCCCGCGGTGAAGCTGCCCTTTACCGTGGGCGGCACCGACGGCGCGAAGGATCTCTTCGGCCTCTTCGACGACACCGTCGCCCGCCTGCTCGCCGCCGGAGGCAAGCGATGA
- a CDS encoding potassium transporter Kup, with protein MSATADHSHSSLGGLALAALGVVYGDIGTSPLYAFKEAFHGTHALAVNEASVLATLSAFFWAMMLIISLKYVWIVLKFDNDGEGGVLALTALAHRRAAKVPRLAAMVIAAGVFAAALFYGDAIITPAISVLSAVEGLTVAAPQFEHLVEPITIGILVSLFLIQKHGTSRVGAFFGPITLVWFAALAVLGLDSIVQTPQVLAAINPMHALAFAMEYPRAAFLLLSAVFLALTGGEALYADMGHFGAKAVRIAWYGLVCPALLINYFGQGALVLRDASAVENPFYLLAPDWFVFPLIGLATVATVIASQATITGAYSMTLQASRLGYLPRVRILHTSDRERGQIYIPSVNWLMLVSVVVLVLQFGSSNALAAAYGIAVSGTMIITTVLAVFVSLSITGRVRLPMLAGLGLFALLECAFFGSNLTKIAAGGWFPMLLGALIFVALTTWKDGSALVAGQRRTIDVPMDGFIRSPHPEVPRVAGTAVYLTSDTSVVPSALFHNLKHYKVMHEQTVFLHVINEEIPYVTDADRLRLTRLAPDIYQLDVHFGFREEPDLPRALGGADRFGLKLEPMLTTYFVARSVIVDGPGALPRWRCALFSWMTRQAEGAATYYRLPANQVVELGTQVML; from the coding sequence ATGTCTGCAACCGCGGATCACTCACACAGCAGTCTCGGCGGCCTCGCGCTGGCCGCGCTCGGCGTCGTGTATGGCGATATCGGCACCAGCCCGCTGTACGCGTTCAAGGAGGCGTTCCACGGTACGCACGCGCTGGCGGTGAACGAGGCGAGCGTGCTGGCGACGCTGTCGGCCTTCTTCTGGGCGATGATGCTGATCATCTCGCTCAAGTACGTCTGGATCGTGCTGAAGTTCGACAACGACGGCGAGGGCGGCGTGCTGGCGCTGACCGCGCTGGCACACCGCCGCGCCGCGAAGGTGCCGCGGCTCGCGGCGATGGTGATCGCGGCGGGCGTCTTCGCCGCGGCGCTGTTCTACGGCGACGCGATCATCACGCCGGCGATCTCGGTGCTCTCGGCGGTGGAAGGCCTCACGGTGGCCGCGCCCCAGTTCGAGCATCTGGTCGAGCCGATCACGATCGGCATCCTCGTGAGCCTGTTCCTGATCCAGAAGCACGGCACCAGCCGTGTCGGCGCGTTTTTCGGCCCCATCACGCTGGTCTGGTTCGCCGCGCTGGCGGTACTGGGGCTGGATTCCATCGTGCAGACGCCGCAGGTGCTCGCCGCGATCAATCCCATGCATGCGCTCGCGTTTGCCATGGAGTATCCGCGCGCGGCCTTCCTGCTGCTGTCGGCAGTGTTCCTGGCGCTGACCGGGGGCGAGGCGCTGTACGCGGACATGGGCCACTTCGGCGCGAAGGCGGTGCGCATCGCGTGGTACGGGCTGGTGTGCCCGGCGTTGCTGATCAACTACTTCGGGCAGGGGGCGCTGGTGCTGCGCGATGCGTCCGCGGTCGAGAATCCGTTCTACCTGCTCGCGCCGGACTGGTTCGTCTTCCCGCTCATCGGCCTCGCGACGGTGGCGACGGTCATCGCGTCGCAGGCGACGATCACCGGCGCCTATTCGATGACGCTGCAGGCCTCGCGCCTGGGCTACCTGCCGCGCGTGCGCATCCTGCACACCTCCGACCGCGAGCGCGGGCAGATCTACATCCCCAGCGTCAACTGGCTGATGCTGGTCTCGGTGGTGGTGCTGGTGCTCCAGTTCGGCTCCTCCAACGCGCTCGCGGCCGCGTACGGCATCGCCGTGTCGGGCACGATGATCATCACGACCGTGCTCGCCGTCTTCGTCTCCCTGTCGATCACCGGGCGCGTCCGCCTGCCCATGCTGGCCGGGCTGGGGCTCTTCGCGCTCCTGGAGTGCGCCTTCTTCGGCTCCAACCTCACCAAGATCGCCGCCGGCGGCTGGTTCCCGATGCTGCTGGGCGCCCTCATCTTTGTCGCGCTCACGACCTGGAAGGACGGCAGCGCGCTCGTCGCCGGGCAGCGGCGCACGATCGACGTGCCGATGGACGGCTTCATCCGCAGCCCGCACCCCGAAGTGCCGCGCGTGGCGGGAACGGCCGTGTACCTGACCTCCGACACGAGCGTCGTGCCGAGCGCGCTGTTCCACAACCTCAAGCACTACAAGGTCATGCACGAGCAGACGGTGTTCCTGCACGTGATCAACGAGGAAATTCCGTACGTCACCGATGCCGACCGGCTGCGCCTGACGCGGCTCGCCCCCGACATCTACCAGCTCGACGTGCATTTCGGCTTCCGGGAAGAGCCGGACCTGCCCCGTGCACTGGGGGGCGCAGATCGTTTCGGACTGAAGCTGGAGCCCATGCTGACGACCTACTTCGTCGCCCGCTCGGTGATCGTCGATGGCCCCGGCGCGCTGCCGCGCTGGCGCTGTGCGCTGTTCTCGTGGATGACCCGGCAGGCGGAAGGGGCTGCGACCTACTACCGCCTGCCGGCGAACCAGGTCGTCGAATTGGGGACTCAGGTGATGCTGTGA
- a CDS encoding response regulator produces MSEHQTGILVVEDEQEIRRFIRQTLERAGYRVFEAATLRQALDDVVARRPEFVVLDLGLPDGDGTDFVRAVRDWSRMPVLILSARSDEANKITALDAGADDYLTKPFSVGELLARVRALLRRAEAGSGAGAAQVRFGEVEVDLARRTVTRGGEAVHLTALEYRLLVVLLANAGKVMTHRQLLREVWGAAYVDSTHYLRIYVGHLRQKLEADPTQPAHLRTEIGVGYRFQL; encoded by the coding sequence ATGAGCGAGCATCAAACCGGCATCCTCGTGGTCGAGGACGAGCAGGAGATCCGCCGCTTCATCCGCCAGACGCTGGAGCGCGCCGGCTACCGCGTCTTCGAGGCGGCCACGCTGCGGCAGGCGCTCGACGACGTGGTGGCGCGGCGGCCCGAATTCGTGGTCCTCGACCTGGGCCTGCCCGACGGCGACGGCACCGATTTCGTGCGCGCGGTGCGCGACTGGTCGCGCATGCCGGTGCTGATCCTGTCGGCACGCTCCGACGAGGCGAACAAGATCACCGCGCTCGACGCCGGCGCCGACGACTACCTGACGAAACCCTTCTCGGTGGGGGAGCTGCTCGCGCGCGTGCGCGCGCTGCTGCGCCGGGCCGAGGCGGGCAGTGGTGCGGGCGCGGCGCAGGTCCGCTTCGGCGAGGTCGAGGTCGATCTCGCACGCCGCACGGTCACGCGCGGTGGCGAGGCGGTGCATCTCACCGCCCTCGAATACCGCCTGCTCGTCGTGCTGCTTGCCAATGCCGGCAAGGTCATGACGCACCGGCAACTGCTGCGCGAAGTGTGGGGAGCGGCCTACGTCGACAGCACCCATTACCTGCGCATCTACGTCGGCCACCTGCGCCAGAAGCTCGAGGCCGACCCCACGCAACCGGCGCATCTGCGCACCGAAATCGGCGTCGGCTATCGCTTCCAGCTCTAG
- a CDS encoding DUF4118 domain-containing protein, with the protein MRIDNLEHLPRAASHLLALFACGLIVGIGLPLRGVLDLANIAMLMLLTVVFAAALLGRSPAILASFLCVAAFDFFFVPPRLSFVVSDVQYLVTFAVMLVVSLVISHLTTRLQASTREALAREQLARALYALAKALAGAMSAAQVVRQVGVFVREQAGGEARFFLPDEGERLGEFPAAGHPLGLDESLVLEAVFRAEAGEPSSCVAGPGGVDLYLPLNGATRRRGVLVVRAEEDEDARLPVLRPMLEGVASLTAIALERLHFVEVAQASQLEMAAERLRASILSSISHDLRTPLTVLFGRADALALAGSRLGDEEREAAGAIRDQAGRLHQMVENLLDMARLQAGQVRLRKDWHAIDEVIGASIRLLGEALREHPVKVGVAPELPLVALDAVLMERVFCNLIENAAKYSPAGAPVAVDVASGEGGLVIEVRNAGPGFPPGSLARVFHLFERGAPESPAAGAGLGLAICRAIVEAHGGHIVASNPPEGGACVRFTLPSCGEPPRIEPELADPAGAGS; encoded by the coding sequence ATGCGCATCGACAACCTGGAACATCTTCCGCGCGCCGCGAGCCATCTGCTCGCGCTCTTCGCCTGCGGCCTGATCGTCGGGATCGGCCTGCCGCTGCGCGGTGTGCTCGATCTCGCGAACATCGCGATGCTGATGCTGCTTACGGTCGTCTTCGCCGCCGCGCTCCTGGGGCGCTCGCCGGCGATCCTCGCGAGCTTCCTCTGCGTCGCGGCCTTCGACTTCTTCTTCGTCCCGCCGCGGCTGTCCTTCGTCGTGAGCGACGTGCAATACCTGGTGACCTTCGCCGTGATGCTCGTCGTGTCACTGGTGATCAGCCACCTCACGACGCGCCTGCAGGCGAGCACGCGCGAGGCCCTGGCGCGGGAGCAGCTTGCGCGCGCCCTCTACGCGCTCGCGAAGGCGCTCGCCGGGGCGATGAGCGCCGCGCAGGTGGTCCGCCAGGTCGGCGTCTTCGTGCGCGAACAGGCCGGTGGCGAAGCACGCTTTTTCCTGCCCGACGAAGGGGAACGTCTGGGTGAATTTCCCGCGGCGGGACATCCGCTCGGGCTCGACGAATCGCTCGTGCTCGAGGCAGTGTTCCGTGCCGAGGCGGGCGAGCCGTCGAGCTGCGTGGCCGGCCCGGGCGGCGTGGACCTGTACCTGCCGCTGAATGGCGCCACCCGCCGTCGCGGGGTCCTGGTCGTGCGCGCCGAGGAGGACGAGGACGCCCGGCTTCCGGTCCTGCGGCCGATGCTCGAGGGGGTCGCGTCGCTCACCGCGATCGCCCTCGAGCGCCTGCACTTCGTCGAGGTCGCGCAGGCGAGCCAGCTCGAGATGGCGGCCGAGCGCCTGCGCGCATCGATCCTGTCGTCGATCTCGCACGATCTCCGCACGCCGCTGACGGTGCTGTTCGGCCGCGCCGATGCGCTGGCGCTCGCCGGCAGCCGTCTCGGCGACGAGGAGCGCGAGGCGGCCGGCGCGATCCGCGACCAGGCGGGCCGCCTGCACCAGATGGTCGAGAACCTCCTCGACATGGCCCGCCTGCAGGCCGGACAGGTCCGCCTGCGCAAGGACTGGCACGCCATCGACGAGGTGATCGGCGCCAGCATCCGCCTGCTCGGCGAGGCCTTGCGCGAGCATCCGGTGAAGGTCGGCGTCGCGCCCGAGCTCCCGCTCGTCGCCCTCGATGCGGTGCTGATGGAGCGGGTGTTCTGCAACCTGATCGAGAACGCCGCGAAATACTCGCCGGCCGGTGCGCCGGTCGCGGTGGACGTCGCCAGCGGCGAGGGCGGGCTCGTCATCGAGGTGCGCAACGCCGGTCCGGGTTTTCCGCCGGGGAGCCTCGCGCGCGTGTTCCATCTGTTCGAGCGCGGTGCGCCGGAGTCGCCGGCAGCGGGCGCGGGGCTCGGCCTGGCGATCTGCCGCGCGATCGTCGAGGCGCACGGCGGGCACATCGTCGCGTCGAATCCGCCCGAAGGCGGGGCCTGTGTGCGCTTCACGCTGCCATCCTGCGGCGAGCCGCCGCGCATCGAACCGGAACTCGCGGACCCGGCGGGAGCAGGCTCATGA
- a CDS encoding VOC family protein: MTQRPFKILGIQQIAIGGPSKDKLKTLWVDMLGLEVTGNFVSERENVDEDICAMGKGPFKVEVDLMQPLDAGKKPAVHATPLNHVGLWVDDLPKAVEWLSANGVRFAPGGIRRGAAGYDITFLHPKGSEEFPIGGEGVLVELVQAPAEVVEAFAKLAG; encoded by the coding sequence ATGACGCAGCGCCCGTTCAAGATCCTCGGCATCCAGCAGATCGCCATCGGCGGCCCGAGCAAGGACAAGCTCAAGACCCTGTGGGTGGATATGCTCGGCCTGGAAGTGACCGGCAACTTCGTGAGCGAGCGCGAGAACGTCGACGAGGACATCTGCGCGATGGGCAAGGGCCCGTTCAAGGTCGAGGTCGACCTGATGCAGCCGCTCGATGCGGGGAAGAAGCCGGCCGTGCATGCGACGCCGCTGAACCACGTCGGCCTGTGGGTGGATGACCTGCCGAAGGCGGTCGAATGGCTGTCCGCCAACGGCGTGCGCTTCGCCCCCGGAGGCATCCGCCGCGGCGCCGCCGGCTACGACATCACCTTCCTGCACCCGAAGGGCAGCGAGGAGTTCCCGATCGGCGGCGAAGGCGTGCTGGTCGAGCTGGTGCAGGCCCCGGCGGAAGTCGTGGAGGCCTTCGCGAAGCTCGCGGGCTGA